The nucleotide sequence TCCTATTCAGTTTGCAGTCAACACTGACCTAGGCACCAATTCCTCCAGGCCAacacagatgggcaataaatgttgtcgCCTCTCATATCCcacaaagaattttttttaaaacatctgaGTCAGACTCAGGGAGCATCTGCTGTAACAGGTCAGATCGCAATCTTAAAATTCTTGGGTCACACAGTTATATGAACTAACAAGATTATTGACTACAGGATAGAAAAAGGAAAAGGTTTAATGAAATCAGAGACATTGAAAAGAATGGAGTGCAGTTATTTTTATGATTAAAGGTATGACTTTGATTACGGCTGTTAAGGACACAGTGCAATGAAGTGTGGAGTATCTTACAAACTGAAATAGGTGGAACCCAGTCATTCAAGATTTTGATTAAAATCTCAAAAAAAAAAGTCAACCTCAGTTAACAATTATCTATACCATATGTCATCTAGGCAAATAAAATATTAACTTCTTCCACCTCAAAGAAATTTAAGCAATTACACAAACAATATCAATATGTAACTCAGAACTAAATTCTTCAGAATACAGTACAAAATTGTCCTCCAATAAAACTGAGTAAGATATTCAAGGAGGATAATGCATACCTGTAACTGCCCTTAATTTTACACAGCAGGCAACATAGTCATCAAAGTAGGTCTTGCCATCTTTACAGTAACGTTTTATAATACCATTTATAGCTTGAGCACTCAGTCGGTACcctgaaacatacaaaataataTTCTGAAACAAGTGACTACAGTAGCTCATTTagaatattttataaaatacTAAGCAAGATAGAAGGCATAAAAATGTACTGAACCTAAGTTAAATCCTTAAACAAGTACTATTTCAAGACTCAAATGGGTCACTGAGATTCGTTTGAGATTTTGGCTTTGAACCATACTAGATAGCAGGTATTGCAAAAACCAACCTTACCCAAAACGCCAATTAAAACTAAATTAGTTATTACACGACACTGTTCTTCCTGCACAAATGTAGTTTGCATGCAAAATGTTCTCCTTAGCATAATGCTCATAATACTCTTGCTCCTGGCAAGACAAGTCAGACATAGCTTTTCATGAATTAATAATTGACTGCAATGGATTCATGTCTATCCAGGAACTGTTTTATCAAAAACAACAAACTTAATTTTTATAGTCAATATGGCACTACCTAAAATTTTGAGAAAACATGAAGGccagtgaaaagctttttcaGTAAAATATAGAAGATGAAAATGCAATTGCAGGAATTGGACAGAGTAACAAAATGCGAGAGGAAATAAATTAGGAAGTGCAAACAAGTGATCTAATAATTTCAAGGATCCATAAACTTTCAAATTGTTTCACTTGTTCAAGATTAATAAATGTATAATTAGTCCTGTTAACAGTTTTAACAGAACAACACTGACAACTCAAGtatcctgaaaaaaaaactggtcaGGAACTGATAGTTAATTTTTTCTGATGTTTTAGGTTTTCAAGATCAAACTTACATTACTAATACTCTATCatataggatcttgatcagccaaaaataatattttttggAAAAATTCCAGCTTTAAAATGTTGAAACTGGATAATCCCAAGTGATACAACACAACAGGCACTGCCACTAGCTCCAAAGCAGCAGCATAATATATGAATATTTGTATAATTTTCAAATACAACCATTTGAAATTTTCTCAACAAATGCATTTCCCAAAGATAAGCCATGTGACACAGCTATACATTTTTCTAAACATCAGTATCAGAAATAGAACAAAGGATTTTGAGAAAGATCTAAAACTTAAACTGTGCCAAATAAACCACTGCAGACTCTCTTGTAACATGGAAGTGAGCTAAAGAAAAATTCAGAATAACGTGAAACTTGAGAAACAATACTGCAAAGCTTATTTTTAAATTAGACAAAACTCTGATATTGCTTAAGCAGAACAATTTAACTTCATACTCAACTATGTGCTCTTACAACGTGACTTGAGTGGTTATTCTACTTAGCCAACAATAACTTTGAACTTCAATACAAACTTTCGGTGGAAGTCTGCCAGAAATCAACTTTTAATATTAATAGTTGATCACTAATGGTGGGACAGATGTTAAGTCAGAAAATGTGGTCTCTCCCTTATCATTTTGATGTCTGTGTTACGGTTTCTGGATATCCTCTTCCATCTCACTGTTTCTTTACTGCATTTACTTTTTTAGGTTTTCTCCTCCCATTTTCCATCCCCTCCAATTTCTGGTGTCATTTCTACCTTCCGTTTATGTGAAAAAAAATAGCAGGTGTTCTGGTGGTGGAAAAGGGAGCATCAGAAGACTCCAAGCTCCATTTTTCTGATGGGCACTGTGGAGAAAATAATGCTCAAAACCTTCTCCAGCTCCCTTCCTATACTCTGCCCCATTATTCACAGTTTCCACTACAATCTCTTCCCTGTCTAACTACTTGCTTTATTGCTGAAACTTTCCTTTTAAACTATATGCTCAAATCCTGCATTTCTTCCTCATCCTACGTTGTTGTATTTAACCCTCCATTTTAGACACCCCTTCTCTTTGTCCAAAGGAGGTGAGTGGCAAGTGGTTCCTTCATGGTCCTCAAAGTTTCCTCCAAACACTATTTTTAATTTATAGTTTTATTAAGGACCAAATTATTAGATattttaactgatatttcctaatgTTTACAGGACAAGAAATAAAAGATTTCAGTGAGTAATCAGTATAGTCAGACATTGTCCTCTTGGACATCACTGGAATAAAGCTTttgaaatttgctatcttttctttaaataatgtccAGTCAGGTACCAGACAGAGAATTACTAGTTGTTAAAGATAGATGCTTAGCGTTTCAGTCTCAAAATATACCAATCATCCTGGGAAAGTGGACACATCACTCAAGGAGTTTATCTAACAGTCAGATTTGGAGAAACTGGAGGACTTCAATTTAGCAATTGCTAATACATTATCATACTTCATTAATTTTTGATGTTCAGAAATGTACGTTTTGCTTAAACTTTAAGAAATTACTACTCAAAGACTGGCAGTTAACAATAAAAAATTATTTGTGGGAAGTAATAATACAGAAACATGGGATTTTGTAGCTGTTTTCAACAACGAAATTATCTATGGGGATTACCgaatacagtattccaggtgAAAAGCAACATTGTGTGCACCACTTTTCTACAAATTTTTGTAAAACTTTTTAACTGGAGGATGTGACAACTGTTTTTTTTGTAATCACAGAGATGCTTTCTTCTCAGCTGAGATTTTGATACTCCATAAACAACCAGCGAAAATCAATTAGATTGCTATGATAAAGCACTTACATGATATAGCATCTGCAAAGACACTTTTCCAGTATATGCTCAACAGCTTTCACAACCTGGAGATGGTTGAATTGCATTATTGAGTGGTAATACTCCTAGAAGACTTAAGTTATATTGTACAGCTTTCTTAAAAGTGTCagcctgtatttatttttaatataaaaCAGATCTATTTGATTTAATATTTAAATGACTTCAGAGTTTGTGGTGTCTAGGATTAAAATTTCAAACAAAGAattatttaaattttttaaacATTAAATTTCTGTCTTCCAAAATTGAAGACTGAAATACTCTAGACCAATATTTTCTATTCTACAAGCACAACTGGAGATCACCCTGCATAATCAATAATTGCTTCTGATCCTGACAATCAAATCAAGTCATGTTTACCTATACTTTATAGTTAGTGTGTTCTCAAAATATAGAGCTTTAATTCTAAATATACTTTGTGTAATGGTTTGCACATTTTAAGTAAATTCAACTTTGCCAATTCCCACAATCACTTTTCCTCAAATTTCTACTAAACAGCGTTTAAGATTTGTGAACATACTTCAAAAACTTTACTTGTTTAGAAAAACACTATCCTAAAAATAAACTGACTTTACAGTCTGTTTTAGGATAAAGTTCCTGTTACCACCGTAACAACTAGTTATTCTAGAATTACATGGCGATGTAAAGTTACAAACGTAAGCAGGAAGTTATAGGAAATTCCATCTAGTACCTTCATAGTATAGCAGCTTCATAAAATTTCCAGCACCTTAAAAGCAAAGTACAAGTTTCACTACTTACCCATCGATGTAATAGCCTGACCAAGCTCAAGTGGTTCTACTGTCCCACTTCTATCCTGATCATACATCATGAAGTTCTGTTTCCATCCATTCAGTGCTGCCCATAGCTCTTTAAATTCATTAAAGCCCATCTTTCCAGTCATATCTCTCTGAAATACTCCAGTCAAGGGTTATATTTGTTGCTGATAGAAGTGAAGCATTTATTGTATGCAGACTAAGTTTTAACCAGAATTTAAAAAATTTCACCAAAAACTGCAttaaaaacttttttaaaaaagacgaCATGACTCAATGAGATAATGTGCCAGAAAACAAGCCCCCCACCCCAGGTATTCATGGAGTAGTCACAAATGGAGAATTTTATTGAACTGAATTTCCCAATTTTAATTAACTGGCTTAATTCAGGTTAGAAGGGCTTGTACACCAGGAAGTTATTAGAAAATAATCACTATTAACTGCAAAGTTTTAACAATAGATTAAGTGATATGAATTGCTAACTTAAGAATTCTAGAACTTTAATTTTAGCACAAAAATTCACATATTTTGGGTGgggaagaaatttttaaaaagttagtaAGTTACAGTTCTAGCACCAATCCAGCCTGCAGGTAATCAGTTGTTTTCCTTCAGTTctcttccaccttgagaccctacaaccacacaggatcagAGTCGAttacaccagtttcctcatttctcctccccacctcctacctaccccccaacccaacttatcccagatccaaccatccaactcTGCACCGCCCTGATGACCTGTCTATCCTCCTTCCTAGctgtcccaccctcctctccaacctttcacccccaacttcatctgcctattgcattcccaactgcCTTCCTGcatcccccaacccctcccccccccccccaagctgtGACCCCTTggaccaccccctcattcctgatgaaaagcttatggtcaaagcgtcaattctcctgttctttggatgctgcctgatttgaaAAAAACATAGCCGGCACCACGCTCTTTGACTGTAATGAGGACAAGAGATTGTCAACCTTTCATTCATTGATTGAAGATTTGCCTTTTCGGACCGGGACATAGACAAGACACAGAGCCTCAGAAGGTCCAGACAGTGACACAGACAGAAGCTGTGGCcaaaattttcttttctttttccactCACAGGTGAGGATGTTTCTAGTGAATTGTACAAAGATAAAGCTGGAGCCAATCGACACTGAATATTCTAGTcttggatgaaaaaaaaacaaatcaaaagtCTGTCACCACGCAAAACTGCCCTGAAACCACACCCACAAAGCTATCTAGCATTCATCTCCTCTGCTTGAATAAGGCAATATAGTTATAAAGCTGCATGATCATCTTCCAATCCCATGATTTGAAACAgtatcaaaaaaaaagttttaaaaaacacTAGCCTTGATGCAGATAAAAGTGACTGAACCTAAGACATTGCCCTGGGGAGTAAGTGCAGTAATACTCTGGTTTAGGGAGACTGGCATCTAAAGACCACAACCAGTTTTCTCTGTGCTACTAAAAATTTCAGTGGATAGCTTTCCTAATTTCTAATGACTTCAATATTGATTAATGACTCATTCAATTAATAGTTGTATCCCATCAAGATTGACACACCCCTCAGTTCTGGAAGGCTAGCTCTGTTGCTCCTGTTTGGACAAAGGCCATAATGAGGTTTGGCGTCAAATTATCCTGGCAAATGTCAAGCTTAGCATTGGTGAGCAATTGCCATTTGATAACTCTGTCAACACCTTCCATCATCTTGCCAATGATTGACATGAGATTAATAAGGCAGCAATTAACCAGACTGGATTTACCCTGCTTTGAGAACATATATGAATTTCCTTCACTTGAGGACAAGTAAAACTGACAGATTTGTCTAACAATTAGCTTTGTCATCACCCTGGCTTTATAATTctacatttttcttttaaaagtgcAGCTATTGAAATTTAAGTAATGATCAGCTTTGATCTCATGACCAGAGTGCATTTGGCTGGACCTCTGGATTCCTAGTTCAGTGACACTCCTGGCAAAGATCACCTAATCTGGAACAAGTCCTCAGTATAACAGGAGGCGTGCTCTATGTGGCCACAGTTTTGGCTTCTCCAGTGTGTTGTCATTTTTTGATGTAACATGGAGTAAATTGAATTGCTGAAGGCTGACATCTACAATGTTGGGATCCTCAGAAGGAAGCCAAGAggaatcatccactcagcatttctggttAATAGTAGCAGCAAATGCTTCTAAGCATCTTTTGCATGGATGTACTGAGCTCTGCTATCATGGAGgataaggccgcacttggagccACCTCCTCCAGTTGGTCATTTAAATGTTCAGCACAGCTCATGCCCATATGGGATGGGACTGCAGATctttgatctgatctgttggttatgGGATTGTTCAACTCTAACTTTAGAATGCTGCTTTCACTGTTTAGCATGTGTGCAGTCCCTGGTTATAACCACCAGAAGGGTCATATTTTGGTATGGTTGGTACGGTTCCTGACAGGCTGTCCCTCACTTCATCAGTGGACTCCCTGGCATGATGACTGCAATGGTACAGTTAGGAAAATACTAAACTAAAACAATACAAATTTTGGTAGAAAACAATTCTGCTGTTGCCAGTGCCCACAGCGCAGCTTAGATATGCCTAGTTTAGAGCCACTAGATCTGTTCTAAATCCATCCCCTTTTGCATAATGGTAGTGCCACACAATCTAGAAAAGGGTATCTAGGTATTGTAATCGAACATCAGCTCACATGGGCAATACTATTCCTATCAATAGCATGATGGTAGTTACATTCTTTGGGACTCAGTTAGTCGTTGTACTGCTCAGTCACTCTTGAGTGATAGACATTTAAGTACATACGCATCTGCACCTTTGGTAGTCCTTCTACTAAacagtgttcaacatggaggaccACTGATTCATCACGTGAAGTAGGGCAGTACTTGGTAATGAAGAAGGAGTTTCCCCTGTCCTATGCATGGCTTGACCTCATTCATGCATGAAGTCCTGAGTAAAAGTGCTAATCTCTATTTCTTACTATATACAGCATTGCCACCACTTTTGCTGGTCAGTCTTAATGTTACAGGACGTATCCAGGAATAGTGACAGTATAATCTGGGACATTGGTAAAGGGAGAGGATTCTGTAGGAATGAATGTTTTATATTGTTGTTTGATTAGTTTGTGGGAAAGCCCTCCCAACTTCAGCACAAGTCCACAGGTGTTATAAAGGAGGTCATTGTAGGGTTAAATGGACTgaataagatttttttaaaataccaCAAATTTTATGCTTATGACGACAACGTCTGGAGTCTGTATAGCTGGATTCTAAAAGATCATTTTTTGATGATAATCCAGTAATTTCAAAAGTCACTGTTACTGATAAACAgtgataaatatatatttattaaaTTCCCAGTtgccatggtgaaatttgaattattaTTTAGTCCAGGCCTTTAGATTACCAGCACAGTAACAGAGACACAAGTTATAGGGCTATATAAAAAAAACCGAGATACATTGTGGAAGGAGCTTAGCTTCAAAAGGAATTGAAATGGAGAAGAAATAGACCTTAATATATGTACTCAATGAAAAGCAGCAAATGTAGCTGGAACGTGCATCTTGTCTAACAGCATCTGcatttgcagagagaaacagttgaCATTTGAAATGACAACCTTCTCTAATGAAAGGTCATAGACCTCAAGCACTTGTTGCTGTCTTCACAGATGGGGCCTGACTCAAGTTCAGAAATTTCAGTTGTATTTCATACTTTCAGCATctaatgttttgttttttttacatATTAATTATACTGTTTCATAAGTGAAATCTTCTAAGTTTTAAATACagtggaaccttgattatccaaaggatatgggcaggcagtattttgtttggttaatcgaattctggataatcaaatAGACAACTAGTTTGGCCGAGCACTAGGATCTTGCAATCTCACAAATCAGATATTCGGATAATAGAATActgaataatcgaggttcctctgtaccacAAAAACCAACATCACATATAAGATTTTGGATTATACATCTGCACAAGTTGCTGATGAGAAATACTCCTATGAAGCATCATCACATCAACAGTTATTAGGATACATCCAGCATGGCGATCATGATTCTGCAGGTCTCCAAACTAAAAGCTGAACACAAGACATAATTATTAGGTGTGTGAAGTGAATACTGTGCAGTAAAAGCAGGAATGCATGCATTTCACAAATAAAACTTGGCTAGAATTGCATTGCTCTTAGTTATTAATAGCAGGACACAGCCCAAATACATAAAATTATAAAATCTAAACGAAAACTGTTTTTAACTGCAAGACAATTTAATATTCTTAGATGAACAAGGAACTTCCTTCCAACCACATTAAAAATGAACTGGTTATACAGATAGTAGTTTACAAAACTTTAGGGCATCCaaatcaaaatgctggaaaaagaaAACCGGCACTAGAGCAACATTTAGTCAAGAACTTTCAATAGGATCAATAGGGGAAATGGCAGCCAGTTTGTTTCTACAGTTATATTGCTAAAGACAAATAAAGTGACTAAAATGCTGAACATTGATTTTAATTCTCATACAAACTGGTATACAAACTTTATATCAAATTATAACTAATTATTCTTACTCACTTTTTCCTATTGTCATAGGTTATCCTAGCCTACCTTTTCTATAATAAAAGGGGAAATTTGACTTTTTATGGCATTTAAATTTGGAAATGCAAGAtaactttttaaaacaaagattgTGATTGGATGGGATTGGAAATAAGTAGATAGGATTTAGCCAGTGATTTGTTTGAACATGGTGAAACAGGAAATACTGCCAAATGAGTTTTTGAAAACAGCCAGAACAGCATGTTCAAACAAATACATTTAAGCTGTTATAATCATgtatttaaatgttttttttgagAAATCACAAAGAACTGCTTACGTTTGTAGGTACCATGTATCCCAGACTGTGTTAAACATCGTTGCAGTTCCTCAGCGTCCACTTCTCCGTCCTATAAAAAGAGCTTAAAAATTAGTTGATATAATAGCAGACAGGAGTTTGTCTTGTATGCAGTTTCTAACctctttacatttattcaaacatTTAACATAAAACATTTACAACTTAAATATTGTTCCAACTACTCTAAAATGTGCAGTCAGCAGGTATGATTGTGCTTCAATTAAGATTAATATTAAAAGATTATCAAGTTACATTGTTCGTTAGGTAGCAAAATTTTGAAATATGGATATTCATGGAAGTTCTGGATTGGCAGGttcaacatttaaaacaaaaatgattcaactaaataaaatgttcaaaaaaaaacaaaccagcTTTGAAAAGTATACGTACATGGATGAATTATCAATTACCACATATGGAATAATTTTgtcttttaaagaaaaactaCTTGGTGTTCTGTATTCATCAAGGAATAGAAAACAATCAAAATGCAATACAAAGTAGATAGAATTAAAGCCAATTACACATTTTGCAATACCAGGTTTCTAGAACAAAAATGCATACACATGCAATTCATAAATATATTGTTCAAGATAGTTTTCCAACAGGTTCAAACAGCTCATGACTGATGTACCATCTTACACATCTGTTTCATTGCGTTTGCCACCTTGAACACTATTCCTTGAACACACACTGTGGGATACTTTTTTGTAGTCTCAGTTCTCTTAAGAATCACAGTCAGCATCTGTGTTTACTCCCAAGCATTCTTAGATTTAGATTGAGTGTTCTTTGGtatagaaagagacccttcagtccaacttgtccatgctgaccagatattctatattaatctagtcccagcatttgtcccattaaccctccaaaccttttcttcatataccaatccagatgcattttaaatgttgtaattgtatctgccatCACCATtacctctggtagctcattccatatatgcaacaTCTTTGGTGTCAAAAAGTTGCTCAAAATCCTTTTATAccttcctctcaccttcaaccttgGACTCCTCAAACCTGGGGAAaggaccttggttattcaccctatcca is from Hemiscyllium ocellatum isolate sHemOce1 chromosome 7, sHemOce1.pat.X.cur, whole genome shotgun sequence and encodes:
- the LOC132817441 gene encoding grancalcin-like translates to MAYPGYGAYGGFSGHMTGMAGPGGPMHAAPPGAYQPYSAYTGYPSAASVDPMWSYFTAIAGQDGEVDAEELQRCLTQSGIHGTYKPFSLETCRIMIAMLDRDMTGKMGFNEFKELWAALNGWKQNFMMYDQDRSGTVEPLELGQAITSMGYRLSAQAINGIIKRYCKDGKTYFDDYVACCVKLRAVTDAFRRRDSLQQGYVNFAYDDFIQCTMSI